In Indioceanicola profundi, the genomic stretch TGGCAGCAGTGGTGCAGAACAACGGCAGCAGCAACTCCATCGCCGCCACTGCCGCCGTTCAGGCAGACATCGGAGGCGGGGCCAACGGCTCCTCCGTCGCCGAGGCGATGGCGCGCACCTTTGAGAACACGCTGACCACGGATGTGAGCGCCGCCTCCCGGCAACCGGTGCGCGGCAACAGCCTGACGGACAGCCTCAACGGGTTCGAGGGCGTCGCCACGGTGCAGCAGAACAATGGCGACGGAAACGCCATGTCCACCGCGATGGCCGTCCGCATGCAGGAGGGACCCGACGGTGCGGTATCCACGCAGCGGGCCCAGGCCGGCGGCATTGTCGGGCAGCATGATGTGCTGGACGATTACGGCTCCCGCCGTTCCAACGCGCTGAAGGATGCCGTGAACGGCACGTCCGGCGTCCTGTCGGCCCAGCAGAACAACGGCAACGGCAACTCCATGTCCCAGGCTATCGCCGTCGGCGCCAGCCTTGGCACGGGGGATGCGCGGCAGACCGTCCGGGTGGACAACGAGGTGACCCTTCTTCCTGCCATGGACATGGGTGCGCATCGTGAAAACGCCGTCCGCGACTCCCTGAAGGAGACGGAAGGCCTGATGGTCCTGCAGCAGAACAATGGCGACGGCAACGCAATGTCCGTTGCGACGGCGGTCAGCGCCGGGCTCCGGGGCAACAGCGGCTCCGCATCCAGGATGGACGTCAACAACATGGTCGACACGACCATGCCGGCCGACGTGGACTATCCGGACGACGCCTATGGCCCCCGGACCGGCCGCCGCGGCAACAGCGTGGATAACGGTCTTGCCGGAAGCAGCGGCGTAGCCGTCCTGCAGCAGAACAACGGCAGCGCCAACGCCATGGGGACCGGCCAGGCGGTTCGTGCCGGCACGGCCGGCGGTCCTGTCTTCGACCAGGACGTCAACGTCGCCTCCCAGGCGCTCTACGGGGCCACCATGCAGATGGGCTCCGGAACCGCCCACCCGGCGGACCGCGCGAACAGCCTGGGCACAGGCACGCTCGACGGTTTCGGCGGCATCGCCGCGGTTCAGCAGAACAACGGCGACAGCAACGCCCTGGGCATGGCCCAGAGCGTCCTGGCCGGCGAGCGGAGCGGACGGGATCTGAACCAGTCCCTCACCCTGGACGGTGTTGCGGGAGGCGGCGGCGCCGAAGGCTGGGGCGATCTCGGCGGCGACAACGGGTCCAGCCGCAGCAATGCCCTTACCGCGGCAGGAGCCCGGGCGAGCGGCGTGATCGCGGTCCAGCAGAACAATGGCGACGGCAACGCCATGTCGGCGGGGCAGGTTGTGGCGGCCAACCAGGGCCGGCGGAACCTGGACCAGTCGCTGGATGCCGCCGCCCTTGTCCAGGGCAACAGCACCCAGACCGTCGGCGGCAACCGCCGCAACAGCCTGGATCGCTCGCTGGACGAAGCTGAGGGCCTGATCACCGCCCAGCAGAACAATGGCGACAATTCCGTCATGAACGCCGGTTCCGCAGTGGCCGCCATCGGACCGGACAGCGTGGCGGCAACCCGGGGCATGATCGCTCAGGACGTGCGGACCATGGGCACCGTGGACAGCGTCACTGCCCGCCAGATCGATCCCGGCGTTCGCAGCAACCAGCTCCGCGACAGCGCCGATGACGCCAGCGGCATCATCGCCCTGCAGCAGAACAACGGCTCGAACGCCGCGATGGGGCTCGGCATGGCCGTGACGGCGGGCACTGCCGACAACCTTGCCAGGAAAGTCGCGCAGACGGCCCGGGCCGGCGGTGAGATCAGCAACGCCACTGCCATCTCGGAAGGGACGCCGGCGGCCGACACGACCCGCGACAACGCAGTGAACAGCACCGCCAAGCGGGCCAAGGGCATTGTCTCCGCTCAGCAGAATAACGGCGACAACGCCGTGCTCTCCGCCAGTGCTGCGGTTGCCGCCGGGCGGGGCGTCGATCCTGACGGCACCGTGAAATCCGCCAGCCGCACCAGCGGCAGCGTGGCCGATGTCGAGGCCAATGGCGGGCAGCCGGGCAAGCGCAGCAACGGCATCGACGAAGACAGCTTCGGCGGGGCAGAGGGGCTGGTCGCCGCCCAGCAGAACAATGGCGACAACAGCGTCCTGGCGAACAGCACTGCGGTGACCGCCATCATGGCCGTGCCTGCCGATCAGGCCGGCGCAACCCTGGAGGCGAGCGCAAAGGCCAGCGCCAGCGTCAGCGGCGCCGTTGCCAGCGGCGGAGGCGACCGGGCCAACGGTCTGGCCGGCAGCTTCAAGGATGCCGGCGGCATCCTGGCGGTGCAGCAGAACAGCGGCGACAACTCCGTCATGGGAGCTGCCACCACGGTCACCACCGCGGCGGGCGGCGCGTTCGGCGCCATCGCTTCCGTGGCGGATGTGGAGGCCACCGTCGCCGACACTTCTGGCGTGGTTTCGGGGGATGCCGCCACGTCCAACACGGTGCAGCAGGGAGCCTTCGCCTCGGCCAAGGGCGTCGCCGTGGTGCACCAGAACAACGGCAACAACAACGCCATCCAGTCCGCGATCGTCGTCACGGCGCGGCACTGAGCACGCCCACCCAGCCGGAAGCCGCATGGCGCGGCTCCCGAGCCCGGCACCGGCGCAACAATACGGGAATCCAGGAAAACCAGCCGGACAGGCCAAATCCACGCGCCGACCGGTCAGGAGAAAAGAGGAGGTTCAACATGACTGGTCGAAAGAGGAGAAGAGAGGGTCGAGGGGGGGCGCGGCGCGCCTTCCTCGGCGCTTTCTGTTTCGGTGTAGTACTCGCGGCCCTGCCGCAGGATGGGGCCGCCGCCGGCGGGCCGGTCTGCGAGCGGACCATCACGGCGGACGTGGTGGCGTTGGATCAGGTGATCACGTTCAACCGCTTCGGGGCCAAGAACCCCTACGGCATGATCTATGCCCTGAAGCGCGATGTGGTCTCCACCGACGGCGGGCCGACGCTGGAGCCCGGCAAGGTCCGCCTGCACAGCGGCAAGCGCCCGCGGCCAATGGTTCTGCGCGTGAACGAGGGGGACTGCCTTCAGGTCACCTTCACCAATCTGCTGTCGCCGCAGCGCCGTGACAGCGAGCAGCCGGTCACCCGGCAGGCATCGTTCTTCGCCATGGGCCTGAATTTGGTGGATTCCATCTCCAGCGCGGCCTCCTTCGTCGGCAACAACCCGTCCAGCCTGACGGCACCGGGGGAGACCCGGACCTATACCTACCATGCTGCCAAGGAAGGCACGCACCTGGTCTACAGCACCGCGGCCGCAGCGGGCAGCGAGGGCAATCTGGGCACCACCACCATGGGCCTGTTCGGCGCCATCAATGTGGAGCCCAAGGGTGCGGAATGGTACCGCAGCCAGGTGACCGCGGCCGACATCGAACTGGCCAGCGGCGGCGAGAAGCTGCCGACCGGCCATCCGAAGGTCGATTACACCGCGCGCTATCCGGATGGGCGCCCCATCCTGGCGATGCTGGACGGGAACGAGATCGTCCATGCCGACATCAACGCCATTATCACCGGGCCGAACCGCGGGCACTTCCAGCAGGATTTCCCGTACAACTACATTCTGGAGCCGAACGTCAACGCCCCGCCCTCCGATGCGGAGGATGTGGTCACCCGCCCCCGCGAGGAACCGTTCCGCGAATTCACCGCCATCTTCCATGACGAGATATTCGCGCTTCAGGCCTTCCCGGAATTCACCGATCCAAACCTGGAATTCACACTAGAGAGCGTGCGCGACGCCTTCGGCGTCAATTACGGAATCGGCGGCGCCGGCGCGCCGGTGCTGGCCAACCGCAAGGGTATCGGCCCGGCCGGCGACTGCGCCGAATGCAAGTACGAGGAATTTTTCCTGACCAGCTGGGCCAACGGCGATCCCGCCATGATCACGGACCTGCCGGTCAACGCCCAGCAGCCGGGAGAAGCGGCGACCAAGGCCCTCTATCCGGACGACCCCTCGAATGTCCATCACAGCTATCTCGGCGACAAGGTGCGGTTCCGGCAGCTCAATGCCGTGCAGGAGCACCACATCTTCCACCTGCATGCCCACCAGTGGCTGCTGACGCCGAACAGCGGCGACAGCGCCTATCTGGACAGCCAGGCTGTCGGTCCGGGCAGCGCCTACACCTATGAAATCGCCTTCGGCGGTTCTGGCAACCGCAACTACACGGCCGGCGACAGCATCTATCACTGCCACTTCTATCCCCACTTCGCCCAGGGCATGTGGGCGCTGTGGCGCGTGCACGATGTATTCGAGACCGGCACGACCCTGACCGCCGACGGCAAGCCGGCGGAAGGGGCCCGCGCCCTGCCCGATGGCGAAATCGCCGCGGGAACGCCCATCCCGGCCGTGGTCCCGATCCCCACCCTGGCCATGGCCCCGCTGCCGGCCGAGGTGTCGATCGAGGACGGCGCCCTGACCATCGCCGAAGCCGATCTGGATGAGGGCAAGAACCCGGGCTATCCCTTCTGGGTGCCGGGCGAGGCCGGCCACCGGCCTCCCAAGCCGCCGATGAGCACGATCGTGGATGGCGGCCTGCCGCGTCATGTGGCCGTGGCCGGCGAAGCGATTGCCCCGCCGCCCAACCCCTACGACTTCAACAAGCTGGTTGAAAAGCTCGGAGTCCGTTTCCTGGATGAGAACGGCACCCGCATCGAGAAGGTGGCGATGGCCTTCCACGCCAACCGCACCCATCCCTCGGTCACGCCGGAAGGGCAGAGCCGCGGCTTCATCTCCAACGGTCAGCCGGCCGTTCCGGGGGCTCCTTTCGCCGACCCCTGCGTGAACGATTTCGGCAATCCGGTCACGAACCGGTTCCGCACCATCAAGGGGGCGGCATTCCAGACGGATGTCACCTTCAATAAGGTCGGCTGGCACTTCCCGCAGCAGCGCATCCTGGCGCACAACGAGGATGTGGAGCCGCTGCTGGACGGCAAGATGGCGCCGCAGCCCTTCTTCTTCCGGGCGCATTCCAACGACTGCGTCAGCTTCGAGCTGACGAATCTCCTGCCCCATGTCTATGAGCAGGACGACTATCAGGTGAAGACCCCGACCGACGTGGTCGGCCAGCACATCCACTTGGTGAAGTTCGACGTCACCGCCTCGGACGGTGCGTCCAACGGCTGGAACTATGAGAGCGGCGTACTGGCGCCGGGCGAGGTGCGGGAGCGCATCGCCGCCATCCGCGAATACTATCATTGCGATGCCGAAACGGATGAGGATCTCGTCAATGAAGAGATCTGCGCTCTGGAGCCGGAAGAGCATCCGGTGTTCCGCGGCGGCCGGGGGGATGAGTGGCTGGGCGCCCAGACCATGGTGTCCCGCTGGTATGTCGACCCCATCACCAACCGGTCGGGCGGCAGCCGTACCCTGCGGACGGTGTTCTCGCACGACCATTTCGGCCCCTCGACCCACCAGCAGGCCGGCTACTATGCCGGTCTGGTGATCGAGCCGGAGGGCAGCAGCTGGCGTCACCCCGAGACCGGGGAGGAGCTGGGCACCCGCGACGATGGCGGCCCCACCAACTGGGCGGCCGATATCCTGACGGCCGACGCCGAGTCCAGCTACCGCGAGTTCCTGCTGGCGGTTGCGGATTTCCAGCCGGCCTATGAGAAGAACAAGGGCGGCACGGCGGAGACCCCCGTACCCGACCCGTCCGGGGCCATCAACCCGCCGGGCCGGACGCCGATCGGCCTCCCCTTCCTGCTGTCCAAGCCGCGGATCTGCCCGAACGGCAGCCCGCCGCCGTGCCCCGAGGGCGTGTCCACCTACGACCCCGGCACCATGCTCATCAATTACCGGAACGAGCCGCTGGCGCACCGCCTGCTGAATCCCGCCAAGCAGGCCGACGGCAGCTTCCGTCCTGCGACGGGCAATGCCGGAGACCCGGCCTTCGCCTACCGCTCGGACGTCGTCCGGATGATCCCGGAGCTGAACGTCCAGCCCGACTTCTACCCGCCGCTCACGGCGGACGTGCGGCCCGGCGACCCCTTCACCCCGCTGATCCGCTCCTACAAGGGCGACAAGGTGCAGGTCCGCATGCTGGTAGGCGCGCATGAGGAGGGCCACGTCGTCTCCGTCCAGGGCACGAAGTGGCTGGCGGAAGCGGGCGACGGCGACTCAGGCTGGCGCGCCGCGCAGATGATGGGCATTTCCGAGCACTTCGAGTTCGAGACCCCCGTCTTCGCGCCCGAAGCCACGGTCGGCGACGCCACAGACCATATCTATATGGGCGATGTTTCCACGGACGGTCTGTGGAACGGCACCTGGGGCCTGATGCGCGCCTATGAACGGGTTCGCGGCGACCTCAAGCCGCTGCCCAGCAACCCGCTGACGATCAAGGGAACCTCCATCCCCGGCGAAGTCCGCAACGCCGGCGAGTTCCGCGGAGCCTGCCCGGCCAATGCCCCGATCCGCCGGTTCGCGGTCACCGCCGTCCAGGCGATGAATGCGCTGCCTGGCGGCAAGCTGATCTACAACAGCCGGCCGGGCGCGCTGCCCGACCTGCAGGGACCGCTGAACGACCCCACGGCGATCCTCTATGTCAACGACAGCGACCTGACGTTCCAGGGCAAGCTCAAGGCCGGCGTGCCGGTCGAGCCGCTGGTCCTGCGGGCCAATGCCGGCGACTGCATCGAGCTGAAGCTGACCAACAAGCTGCCGGCAACTGGCGATCTCCTTGACCTTGCCGGCTTCGACGCCTTCCCCATGCTGGTGGAGAAGTTCAATGCCAACCAGGTGAAGGTATCCCGCCATGTGGGCATTCAGGCCCAGCTGCTCGCCCACGACGTGGCCGTGCATGGCGGCTTGAATGTCGGCATGAACCGGACGGAGGCCCGCCGCACGGTCGATCCGAACCAGACGGTGGCTCCGGGCACCTCCCGCACCTACCGCTGGTACGCGGGCGAT encodes the following:
- a CDS encoding beta strand repeat-containing protein; the encoded protein is MKRTLLAGVSGVALAAALTTAPHALAAPAQNTVKIGGPNNAAAVVDSRSESVQVRSENSLTRTGDAGEGLVTVQQNTGNANAVSAASGITAPASATGMDSKVEVYGAAAELDARSTGDTRANTGVDSMTGFKGAATVQQNAGDLNQIAAGTAVQAQTGTTEQATQTVRVAGQVGRGGSGAEAIDTDSQRGNFLTRFMDRAMGLLGLQQNTGNANVISSGTAVTAMGGAGAVEQNVRSESSVDLTNSADPITALGGQRVNSLQQSFGNAAGVMTVQQNSGDANAMGAAVAIAGSMDEESEGTAAQRVRAGGSTQGGYTNQEGGVRTSGIDGSFTGASGVMTVQQNSGSANAINAATGVQASGAGMKELDTSATADAIQVVPTLDHDAGTRPQTAARTTGISNGSFNGAAGIITVQQNNGDSNGLSAATAVSAGDRSGRDQARTKAASTGQVADAYTSDAGSVRRNAIDSSFNGAAGIITIQQNNGSSNSMGAATAVVGQVGSGGSLNQVADSGNNLSIAGFELMAEDSERTNGLSQAFNGAKGVITIQQNNGDANTVNTALSVTAGVGRGAAAESSQKAVTYTESTFNMVDQGVAYGVQDPQTLARTNGLDRSLNGAGGVAAVVQNNGSSNSIAATAAVQADIGGGANGSSVAEAMARTFENTLTTDVSAASRQPVRGNSLTDSLNGFEGVATVQQNNGDGNAMSTAMAVRMQEGPDGAVSTQRAQAGGIVGQHDVLDDYGSRRSNALKDAVNGTSGVLSAQQNNGNGNSMSQAIAVGASLGTGDARQTVRVDNEVTLLPAMDMGAHRENAVRDSLKETEGLMVLQQNNGDGNAMSVATAVSAGLRGNSGSASRMDVNNMVDTTMPADVDYPDDAYGPRTGRRGNSVDNGLAGSSGVAVLQQNNGSANAMGTGQAVRAGTAGGPVFDQDVNVASQALYGATMQMGSGTAHPADRANSLGTGTLDGFGGIAAVQQNNGDSNALGMAQSVLAGERSGRDLNQSLTLDGVAGGGGAEGWGDLGGDNGSSRSNALTAAGARASGVIAVQQNNGDGNAMSAGQVVAANQGRRNLDQSLDAAALVQGNSTQTVGGNRRNSLDRSLDEAEGLITAQQNNGDNSVMNAGSAVAAIGPDSVAATRGMIAQDVRTMGTVDSVTARQIDPGVRSNQLRDSADDASGIIALQQNNGSNAAMGLGMAVTAGTADNLARKVAQTARAGGEISNATAISEGTPAADTTRDNAVNSTAKRAKGIVSAQQNNGDNAVLSASAAVAAGRGVDPDGTVKSASRTSGSVADVEANGGQPGKRSNGIDEDSFGGAEGLVAAQQNNGDNSVLANSTAVTAIMAVPADQAGATLEASAKASASVSGAVASGGGDRANGLAGSFKDAGGILAVQQNSGDNSVMGAATTVTTAAGGAFGAIASVADVEATVADTSGVVSGDAATSNTVQQGAFASAKGVAVVHQNNGNNNAIQSAIVVTARH
- a CDS encoding multicopper oxidase domain-containing protein, with the translated sequence MTGRKRRREGRGGARRAFLGAFCFGVVLAALPQDGAAAGGPVCERTITADVVALDQVITFNRFGAKNPYGMIYALKRDVVSTDGGPTLEPGKVRLHSGKRPRPMVLRVNEGDCLQVTFTNLLSPQRRDSEQPVTRQASFFAMGLNLVDSISSAASFVGNNPSSLTAPGETRTYTYHAAKEGTHLVYSTAAAAGSEGNLGTTTMGLFGAINVEPKGAEWYRSQVTAADIELASGGEKLPTGHPKVDYTARYPDGRPILAMLDGNEIVHADINAIITGPNRGHFQQDFPYNYILEPNVNAPPSDAEDVVTRPREEPFREFTAIFHDEIFALQAFPEFTDPNLEFTLESVRDAFGVNYGIGGAGAPVLANRKGIGPAGDCAECKYEEFFLTSWANGDPAMITDLPVNAQQPGEAATKALYPDDPSNVHHSYLGDKVRFRQLNAVQEHHIFHLHAHQWLLTPNSGDSAYLDSQAVGPGSAYTYEIAFGGSGNRNYTAGDSIYHCHFYPHFAQGMWALWRVHDVFETGTTLTADGKPAEGARALPDGEIAAGTPIPAVVPIPTLAMAPLPAEVSIEDGALTIAEADLDEGKNPGYPFWVPGEAGHRPPKPPMSTIVDGGLPRHVAVAGEAIAPPPNPYDFNKLVEKLGVRFLDENGTRIEKVAMAFHANRTHPSVTPEGQSRGFISNGQPAVPGAPFADPCVNDFGNPVTNRFRTIKGAAFQTDVTFNKVGWHFPQQRILAHNEDVEPLLDGKMAPQPFFFRAHSNDCVSFELTNLLPHVYEQDDYQVKTPTDVVGQHIHLVKFDVTASDGASNGWNYESGVLAPGEVRERIAAIREYYHCDAETDEDLVNEEICALEPEEHPVFRGGRGDEWLGAQTMVSRWYVDPITNRSGGSRTLRTVFSHDHFGPSTHQQAGYYAGLVIEPEGSSWRHPETGEELGTRDDGGPTNWAADILTADAESSYREFLLAVADFQPAYEKNKGGTAETPVPDPSGAINPPGRTPIGLPFLLSKPRICPNGSPPPCPEGVSTYDPGTMLINYRNEPLAHRLLNPAKQADGSFRPATGNAGDPAFAYRSDVVRMIPELNVQPDFYPPLTADVRPGDPFTPLIRSYKGDKVQVRMLVGAHEEGHVVSVQGTKWLAEAGDGDSGWRAAQMMGISEHFEFETPVFAPEATVGDATDHIYMGDVSTDGLWNGTWGLMRAYERVRGDLKPLPSNPLTIKGTSIPGEVRNAGEFRGACPANAPIRRFAVTAVQAMNALPGGKLIYNSRPGALPDLQGPLNDPTAILYVNDSDLTFQGKLKAGVPVEPLVLRANAGDCIELKLTNKLPATGDLLDLAGFDAFPMLVEKFNANQVKVSRHVGIQAQLLAHDVAVHGGLNVGMNRTEARRTVDPNQTVAPGTSRTYRWYAGDVDLKPDGRLVATPVEFGAVNLTPADHLKQPSKGLVGALVIEPQGSTWTVDPDSRAKATVHKADGTSFRELVMVWQDNVNLRDVRGRPICPVAGAGIVGQDGPEFPDPETAETPFAATDCVGVEDSEDSGNKAVNYRTEPFWFRKGYAPGLFPNQKADIDFANVLSNSITGGQDPQTPILTVAKGEQVRIRLVQPGGHGRNGVFTVHGHAHESRPYANGNVFSQTIASNPASDLRPAREGTGAGQHFDFVLGPAGGVFNVPGDYLIRNEFPNGFEAGMWNLLRVTE